gaaaaggaagaaggagggtgGAAGAGAagtatgaggaaaataaaaatgagacagaagaaaacaaaaatatgtgttTGTAAAGGACCTTAAGTGAGAAATAATGTTGTGAAAAGCAGAGAGAGTGATGGAAGATTACACGGTACAGACTAACATAAACAAAGgcatgaataaagaaaattagaagtaATCAAAGAACAAGTGCTCTAACTAGGCTAGACTATAGCATATGTCAGAGTTTTGTTGGACCATATATTAGAGGACCTTAAATACAGGTCTTAGGATTCTGTAATTAATTTGTTGGAAAATGCAATGCTACTCACCATTTCAGTGCCAGGGGAATATGTTTTAGCAATATGTATCTGGCAGTGGTTGGGGAACTAAGTAGAGTGTAGAAAACACTGGAGGGGAGTAGTTGCAGTTGGAAGCTACTGCACGAGTTTCTTGTATGGCTACTGAAGTCAAGAATGGGTATCAACAAAGAAGgataaagggaataaaaatttCCGGGATTGGATATTCAGACTTCATTGTCTACATGCAAGTTActaagagggagagaaatgagagTATAAAAAACCTGGAACAGCCAGAGGGATTTCTAGTCCAGGGCATTTCAAACTTTGATCCATGGAACCCTGGCAGTATTGTGCAATTGCCCCCACATATTCCTAAAGGGGAGTGGAGGCTCCAAATCTTAATCTAAATTGATTTAAGTAGGTGCCTTCTGCACATGTGGAAATGGAATTCAAGCAGGTTGAACTTTGGAATAAACCGATGCTAAAAACTATGTCTCGCAACTGAAAGTCCAACCCTTTCAAGCACAGTGGACAAATTTGTTCAGCCAGCATCAGTATCAGGAAAAAACATGCCCATTACAGTAGGTATATTTGGTAGACTTTGTTGACACTCATTAGGAGCTGCTCATATATTACTATATAGGTGAGCATTTTTGCTTAGAACATTTCGgtggatttgagaaataaaagaataaatagcaGATGTGGAATGTGAGTGACTTTTACCTCCACTATGTTTATGCAGAGAGTATTTTGGGGCCTTAAACAGAGTAAAACCTATTTATTCAACAGTATTTATTGCATGCCTACCATGTACCAGGAAATTTTCCAATCTTAATGGATACAGTGAATGAAACAAAACCCCTGCTCCCAGTGAAACTTTTATCAGGTGGTTGGGAGAAGCAGACGGTGAACAAAATAAGTCCACAGTATAACATGTTAGATAGTAATAGGTGCTATGGAGCAAAATATAAAGCAGGGAAGAGTGATAAATATCATTGAAGGTGTTGTGGCTATAGATGTAGTTGTCAGAGAAGCCTTCACGGACATTAGTTTAAGAAtaaagacctgaaggaagtgaagAAGTAAGGCATACAGATATCAAAAGGAACAGAGTGTCTTCCAGGAGGGGGGGATATCAAATACAAAGAAGCCTGATATAGGTGCCTGGAATTTTCTAGAAACATCAACAAGTCCATGTTGACTAAAGCAGGGTGAACAAAGATGAGAAATGTTTAAGATCAGAGAGATAAGAAGGACCAGAAATATTGGGGCTTACAGGTCATTGTAACAACTTCAGTTTCAGTGTGCGTGAAATGAAGCCTTTGGAAGGTcctgagcagagaagtgacatgataTGACAGACTGTATTAGGATTACTTTAACTGCCATATTAGAATAGACTGAAAAGTGTGGAAGCATAGAAACTTACTAGGAATGAGTGCTTGTAATAATCCAAGCAAATGATCATGACTTGGATCAGGTGGTAGCAGCAGAGGTTAGAGGTTGCAAGAAGTAGTCAGCTTctgagaatattttgaaaatatactcTGTAAAATTTGCTGACCTATAACAAGAGAGGTAAGAGACAGTGTGGGAGGATAATTCCAAAGCCTTTGGACTGATCAATTGGAAAGATGAAGgttccatttactgagatggatTTCTCCATGAACCTGGAGGAACAGGTGTTTGAGAGATTATCAGGAATTCAGTTTtagacatgttaaatttgagacAGGTGATAGATGTCCAAGTGAGGCTGGATATTGAAGTCTGGAAATTGAAAGAGAGGTCCAGTTAAAAATGCAAAGCTATGTCTCATTACCATGTAGTTTTTAAAGACTTGAGGTTAATTGAGATCACGAGTGGAGAAAGACAGATGGTAAAGTCTCAAGGAATGAGCCCTGGGGTAATCTAAGAGgtcagagaaaggaggaagaaccCCAAAAGAGATTCAGAACGCAcctccaaaaatatataaaggaagcCAGAAGAGAATCTTGTTCTAAAAGCCAAATGAAGAGGGTTTCAGGAGGGAGAGTGTGATCAGCTGTTATCAAAAATTGTACAACTGATAGATCAAATGTGGGATGAGGATTGGGAAATGATCTCTGGATTGAGCAGTAGAGAGGTCACTAGTAACCTTGAAAGAAGCAATATGAGTAGATTATGGAGATAAAAGCCTTACTGGAGTGggcacaagaaagaaaaagaagagaactatTGGTGACAGTATGAGCAAGTGTTCAGAGGTTTCCCCATAAATATCTTATGAACAAGGATTATGAGAAATGGATCAAGAGCGAGAAGAAGAATTGAggacaaaagaattttttttcctgtttctttttatttaaaaaaattaactgtaaaagttaaaaaaaaaacaccaaaaaggaaagtaaaattgaTTACAcaaaagagagggggaaataGTCAAAACCTTGAagatatgaaagagaaaagatgaatttaagaatatcatttgtgtttttttgttttgtaacaaGTAAGGATGTTGTAGTACATTGCGCTGATTTTTTCATCTTAGTTGGAACACCATAGGACACTTGCACTTCAAAATGCACAAGACAGGGAATGTTATGGAGatgctgaaaaaaaatcttttatatgaAAGAAACATCAACTTATGGTGgcataaagaaagacaaaagaagtctTAAACACCTGCCCAGATGTGTCATGATGTAATCAGtaattgtaaattttaaattttattctaggAAACTAAGACTGGTTCTTCTATAAGAGAAGTGTGATTAATTTAAAACTTATCATTGTCAATGCTCTAAAGTAACTAAGTAGGTATTTAACATGTataatttgaattaaaatcttccatttatttgaagaaagttGATAAGGAAAATATACTCCCATAATCTGAGTGCTCCTTTAGGCATTTGCTGTATAAATCATGGTCCTAACTTGTGTTTGAGACACAGAATCCATTGattatattttcaagttaaatgtaaaatacaatatGAACAATTAATAGCTTTTCcattatatttaaatctttacttTTTCATCCTGTTCAGTTTACTTCTCAGAACgcataaataatgtaataaagaGCATACTATATTATAAAAGTACATCcatggaaaattaaatatttttccttttttttaaagattttatttatttatttatttatttgacagagacagccagcgagagagggaacacaagcagggggagtgggagaggaagaagcaggctcctagcggaggggcctgaagtggggctcgatccaagaatgccgggatcacgccctgagccaaaggcagacgcttaacgactgtgccacccaggcacccctaaatgtttttctgtaaaagaaaatcAGACCTCAAGAGATTCCCATATTCTAGAAGTGAAGAAACTGAATAATATATGAAATCAAAATTCACGAATAGTTTCCTCTAATTATGCAACCCAAACTGAGCCACACTATGATTTTGTGCAACATATATTGACAGTTTTTTTCTGACACAATTTTTTTATAAGTAAAACATGCTTATTGGAGTGTTGATATGGTTAACAAAAATGGAGCCCTCGATATACAACAGCAAAGGAATGGTCATTTAAAATATACTACAGGAATCCCATTACATTTTTttggatgtatttttttatttattatgttcagttagccaacatttggtacatcatttgtttttagtgttCAGTGAtgcattatttgtattttttacaaCTCTATAGGTAacgctatgctcacaagtgtagctaccatgcTTACTATGCAACACTATTAtgataccattgactatattccctatgctgtatcttttctttctgtgactcACTCTTTCCTTAACTGGAAGCCTTTATATCTCATTCCCCTTCAACTACTTTGCTCAAGCCCCCACCCcgtctctggcaaccatcagtttttatatttataggtctgattctactctttctttctctattcatttgtttttagatttcacatagaAGTGAAACTGTATGGTGTTCGTTTTTCTCTCTCCAACTTTTTTTACTTAGcgttataccctctagctccatccatgttgtcacaaatggcaaaaatggaaaaaatctcatatttctctttctctctctctcttttttttcttttttgagagagagcacacacaggggtggggggagcagtgagagagggagagagagaatcttgagcaggctccacacccagtgcaagCCCAATGTAAGGCTcactctcacgaccctgaaatcatgacttgaactgaaatcaagactGGGACacctaactgattgagccacccaggtgccccaaatctcatctcttttatggctgaacattattccattatatatatacaacatcttctttatccaatcatctaTCAAAGGAAACTTTAGTTGCTTCCCCATCTTGGCTAtttcaaacaatgctgcaattaacataggggtgcgtatatctttttcaaattattggttttatattctttgggtaaatacccactagtagaattattggatcgtatgatatttctatttttatgtttccaggaacctccatattgttttcacagtccattaatttacatttccaccaaggTTTCTTTTTacccacatccttgtcaacacttgtcatttcttgtctttttgatgcttGTCACTCTGACATATGTAaggtgatttctcattgtggttttgttttcatttccctgatgattagtgatattgagcatcttttcatgtgtctgttggccatctgtttgtcttctttagtaaaatgtctgttcaggtcctctgcccatttttcagattgtttgttttttgttgttgttgttgttgttctgttttttatgttttttttttttggtgtttgagTTGtgtaagtcctttatatattttggatattaacatcttatcagatatattaggACTTTTAAATATTGGAGACAATGTTTATGATATAAGGTATGAAATACATCAATATAGTTATAATATAAAGCCTGGGTGACCACAGTTGACTCCAGTGTTACTGCAGAAATGAGGTGTCCTAGGCCAATTGCCACCTATCTCTGCTGCTGTTACCTAGCTGTATAGTCTGGGTGGGGACATGGCTCAGTGTTCCTGCTGCCTTTATCCCCTTGGCCTCCTCCACCTGTGCTGGTGAGCTGCCCCCTGCTGCTGATCATCTCAGCTGTACTTTTCTTATTCACAGTAAGAGTTATACTTCAGACTCTGAAAGACGGGGTTCTGAACTGTCATGCCCAGCTTCCTAGTCCAGGATTGAAGTTTTTTCTAAAACCAGTGGAATGCACATTCATTGGAATATACATTCAGTGTATCTGATTCAAGTTCCTATGATGGGTTCATGGCTTACCTAATAATTTGTACAGATTAGTATAATGATCTCATAGCCTGTCCTATTCTGTTTGAACAGAAAGTTTCAGTTTATAATGCATGTTGTTCCTGCTACTTTACTTGAAGCATGCAGACCTGGTATGGATGATCCTGATTTGGGTGTTTGTAAAAGAAACCTTGGTATTGTGAAAATGAGCAGAATAATCGGCTTCACACCTGAAGAAGAACCAAGGATACTATGTGATTTAAAGGAAGAACACAAGATAATTCTAATAACTTTTCCTCACTATGGAGTTGTAGACTTAAAATAGTTCTCACATtatgaccaaaaaaacaaaacaaacaaacaaaaacaaacaaacaaacaaaaaaaaaacctgcatgtGGCATATCTATAGCAGTCATTGATGTCCAGGTAATCTTTGATCATAATGGTGATACCAAGAAGGAAGCAACAGGACAAGAATATGCTTGATGAATCACCTGACCTAAAATTCCAAGATGACTGTGACAGGTTCTTGGGACAAGTTATGTTCACAATCACAGTGACTGCGTAGCATAAGTAGCATACCTCCACAAAGTAAATGTTGTGCAGCCTTTTTTTGTATCAGCTGAACCCGACATTCTAGACTGAGACCATCTTGGAGGAAATTGGGATGGTACCTAACACTGGGGTAACATCATAATGTGTTTCTGCATCATAATGTTCAGTGAGCTCCAAAGTAACTACCTTtgcatttccttccctccctttggaCTAGTGTACAAACACCATTCAAGCGCCGGTAAATACCTGATGCAGAGCATGGATGGTGGGAGTCTTGTTCTATTTTTAGGTGGTCTTATTGCCCGACGTCTAAAGCTTCATGTGTGTCATCTTTTGATGTCAACTTGTTTTTACcgataaaatgataaaagaataaGTGGTACCAGACTAACATCAAGggatattataaagctataaaatatgtatgaagcTTCTTAAGTTCTCTATGTGAGACAGAAAGGATAAAGGTAGATTTagaaagttttaactttttacatGCTAAATGGATTTTTTGATGGATAACACAAACTTTTTGATTTTAAATGTGTGAAAACAGGAGTACTAATGGGATTGTTTTTACTACTGGAACTAAATCATAGATTACTTGCAGTATTTTAGACCATGaaagaaacattattttgtttatccaaTATGGATATCCAcctaaatttttatgaaattaatttcataaaatttaaattatataataatttttgaaacatCTTGTCACTGGTTTTAGGTAGCAAATATAAGCAACTTCTTATCTTAGAAACTGCATAATCATGTGAGGtttttttacttcaaatatataacaaagaacatacatttattatttcaaacaaataaggtaactttttaaaatgttggatCCACAAGAAAAAAGTAAGTCTGTTTCCTGAAGTTTCTTCTTGTCTACTCGGTTCAACAAAGCTATCTTGTGAGAGACAGCTGGGAGAGCAGCCTGGAACTCACATACCTGGTCTTCAGTTTATGCATTGCTGATTTCACCTCTTTGTTTCTCAGTGTGTAGATAATGGGGTTCAATATAGGTGTAAAAACTGTAGAGAACACAGAGAGGACTTTATCCACTGGGAAGCTGCTGAAAGGCCAGgcataaatgaaaatacagggcCCAAAAAAGAGAGTCACTACAGTGATGTGAGCAGTCAGAATGCTGCAGGCTTTGGCTATACCCACTGAGGAATGATGTTGTACAGTGATTAGGATAACCGTGTAGGAGATCAGCAAGAGTAAGAATGAAGTCACCCCCATGAGACCACTGTCCAAAAGCATCAACACTTCAGGGACACAAGTATCTGTGCAGGCAAGTTTAATGACCAAGGTAAGGTCACAGTAATAACTATCCACTATGTTTGGGCCACAGAAAGGCAAGTTTATAGTGGAAGCTAACTGGCCCGGGGAGTGCATGATCCCAGTGACCCAAGAGCCTACCACCAGGCCTGTACACCTGCACAAGTTCATGATGGTTGTATAATGGAGAGGTTTACGTATGGCTACATACCTGTCATAAGCCATGGCTACAAGAAGTACCATCTCACCACCAGCAAAGACGTGGAGCCAGAATATCTGGGCCATGTAGCCCTCAAAGGAGATGGTCTTAGATTCATGAAGGAAATCATGAATCATCTTGGGGGTTGCATAAGTGGCTAGAAACACATCAAGAACAGAAAGGTTAGTAAGCTTGATGTACATGGGTGTGTGCAGGACAGGGTCAGAAATCACAGTGAGAACAATGAGGAGGTTGCCGAGCACAGTGGTGATGTACAAGAAGTTAAACAACACAAAGAAGAAGTACTGGAGTTCCCAGGAACTAGAGAGTCCCGACAAGACAAACTCAGCCACCCTAGAATAATTTCCTCGATCCATGGCCTCAGACTACAAGAGAAGTACCTACAAAAAGAACATTAATAGATTATTATTAAGAGCAAAAAAAGTGGACCACAAAACTGAAGAGTTCTTCTcaagattaatttaaaatgatttagaGTTAGTCCTGTTAGGAAATGGTGTATCTGTAATTGTGACGaatatttcttctctcatttgtcCGACCAATGAAGGAAAGCTCTGAGGTGCAAATGTAGCTACTCAGCAACTCCATTTTATACATTTGTGGGTTAAATCTGATGGTAAATGACAGATTTATATTATGAAAACCACAATTAAGAGAAGAAGCTGAAGTATCCAGATTCTTGTACTATCTTCCTTGCCCTGCTGCTGTTCATTATCCACTTGGGATTGCTAACAAACAGCTTCAGTTCTTAGAGAATTCTCAAGAGACCGTGTTTACGTTGACTTACCTTTTCCCCTGTTTTCTACTGTGGTTCATTttgcctctgtcctctctctaCTACTTGACCTCCAGCACTACACCATTAAAAgtgtttatacatattttctctgAAGTTGTGATGGCTGTTTTGGCTTGAAGTCCCTTGAAGTGAACATTGTACTATATGAAGATAAGTAAACAGAGATGGCTAGTACATCAGAAGACAATATTGATAGATAAGGTAATAATAGCAATGAAATGCAAAGATCCCATTTAGTTAAGGTAGTTGAAAAGTAGGTCATTTGAAGGTCAACTGTAACATGTTATTTATCAATGAAGAAAGcttccaaaagaagaaattatatccAGGATATAGAATTTGTAGACTTTGATTAGGATTTCTCTTACTTCATGAAATAAGGTACATTCTTTGAAGAATATCTGGCCACGCCATTCTTTCTCATTAGCcaaaaattgaaataatgagcaatacaaagtaataaataacagataataacaataacaattgAAATAGTAAACAACTTGCCATAGATTGTAAGGTAATTGATTCTCCTTATGTTCTGTCTGCAGCTTCTCTGGAAGAATGCAGAAAAAGCTTCCAAGGAGATAGATAAGGATTTtagaattcaattttaaaaattgtgtttagaAACACAAGAATCTTTTAGTTGAAAGGAAGGCAGTtagtttatactttttaaagaaagaacactCTCACTTTTCGTTTTCTGTGACAATTAGAAGTGGTGTCAGTCTTtgtaaaaaaacaggaaaaaaggatGATGTCTGTGAGAAAAACTAGTTTGAAAGTGTTTTTGCATGCGGTATGTGAGCATTAAACTTCTTACAACCATCTGGTGTGGAGGAGGTTGTTGTCCCAGTTTTCAcgtgaggaaattgagactcagaaaggttaaCTAATATGTTCAATAGTGTACAACCAACAAATAACAATTTCAGAACCTCATCCCAGTTCTTCAAAGCTCTTTCCACAGTCCTTGACAGTAGAATCTCTAATGGAACCTAAAATAGACAAGTAGAATTATCAAGATTGGAAAATGAGAAATTAGTTTAAGTAGTTGATGTAAAGCACCATTAAATATTACTAAATGTACCATAAATGCACTTGATAATAATAGCCCTTTCTATTTACAAAGGTAGGAGAGTGATATATATTTTGGTTTCCAAAATGGTTAATGCTTTTTGTTTAAAGGGATAAATTCTAGTTTAAAATGTATTAGCCTGGAAAACTTTATTCCCTGGTAGTATTTGCTGACTGGGTTGTTGCTGTATGGTGCCATACAAAGAGTCTCccaaaaacaagtgaaaaaggaaaacaatcaagtgaatgaataatgaatactCTGGCAGTGTAACTATAATGGAACCGCTCCAAAGGATATGTAGGTCAATAGTTATCACTTAGAATGAGAAGGGGCATCCTCCCTGGAGCATTCTCTTGTGGGGAAGGGAATTTATATTCAGAAGGATGAAGTATGGGTTTAAGAAAGGATTGGGAGTAAAATTATTCTTGACCATATCTTTTAACTTGGTTAGTCACTTATGAAGTGACAACTTTCTTTCAGTGAAAATGAATCAGACATAAAGGGGTctgggaagcagaagaaaaatgccAGAAATCTTCACAGAGAGTGACACTGCAACTTGTTCTGAATGCCAGTTTTGTCTGGGTGCTGGACTGGGCTGGGATGAactatgataaatataaaatgatattagTATGCTCTTGTAGAGTCTCTTCtactcagcttttctttttttaaaatattttttaaattatattatgttagtcaccatccagtacatcccaggtgtttgatgtaaagttcgatgattcattagttgcgtataacacccagtgcaccatgcaatacgtgccctccttactacccatcaccagtctatcccattccccacctccctcccctctgaagccctcagtttgtttctcagagtccatagtctctcatgcttcatttccccttctgattaccccccctttctactcagctttcaaaagaaagaaaaaaaaaaacaataaaaacccaaaacaaacaaacaaaaacccagctcAAATGTTACCAAAAGTACAGAAATTGATCCTTAAACCATTTTCTATCACAGCCAAGTCAAATTGTATGTACCAGACTAATGTGGACATAAATATTTTGCAGTTGAGGCGAAAGAGTTTTCTCAAAGCTGCAAGTCCAAATACCATAAGCCATTGCTCTAAGTTTCTTTCTGTAGTTAAAGCAAATGGATGAAACAAATGGTTGACATAAAATAAACATACCTGATTCAGCTATCTGAagatttttaaggaaattgaAGTAAGTGTTGGCTTCTTTCAAATCAAATTCTCTTATAAAAGAGCTACATCAGATGTATACATGCTTCTGAGCTGAGATATCATAACTATAGTAAATATTGACTTAGGCAAGCCTCAGCATTCTGTTTcaccctttgtccatttttccgTTTCTCTACTTCATTCTAGACTGTGGATTGAACTGGGACTATGGGGGGATAGATGTGTCCCATGGAGATTTTTTGTCATTAGATACTCACTGACTTGTCAAACAGGGAAAATGGCTTAAGTCAGAGAGTCAAACTACTTTTACCTTTGTCTCAGCAACACCCCAAGCATTTCCCCTGTGTCTTACTTATTACTAATTACATGCACTATGTTTCTAATAGATTTGGGGAAATGTTGACATGCAGGGTTTCTGAAATACTTGAACAAGAATGGAATCTTcagggacacctggttggctcagtcagttgagtgtctgccttcggttcaggtcatgatccctaggTCCCAAGGTCGAGTCCAAGGTTGTGCTACttggtcagcggggagcctgcttctccctctgctccccatgcttgtacaagcttgctctctctctctctctctctctctctctccctctccctcccccatctctctttttctaacaaataaataaaatcttaaaaaaaaaagaattgaatctTCAGTGATATTCTCCTACGTTAgtggggaaaaagggaaaaattcagAGAACATCTAATCCCACACAGTGGGGATAGATAATGAATTCCTCTTTTAATCTTAACTGTTAAATACCATTAATAGAGCATCCATTGTGGATATATTTGTGTTCCTAGCATATATTCTACTAAATTGTAATATGTTATATGAGAATATCAGCCTGGATTTGATATGCTAATTTTATGTAGGATTTTTGCATATAGGTTTACAAGTGAAATTAGCCTGTAGTATTTTGGAGTTGTTTGTGCCACCACATCCAGTTTTGGTACTGAGACAATGATAGACTCATAAAATTAAGTTGGAGTACTCAGAAAGTACTTCTTATACCCTAGTCTATCTGTTCCTAGAAGAATCAGAAGACATTGTACACAAACTTCAATGTGCCTAGTGACCTTATAGGGTTAAATCCttaacttcttttccttttttccctaagagagtgaaatgttgttttattttcttatatcatgggaaaatataaaagagcAGATGCAAGGCCATTTTCGTTTGCTCTTCTCCAGTGTTTTCCTTACACTTGTCTGCCTTATAATTGGCATTTTAGGATGTTTGGGTGTTTGTTACAGGCAGAATTAGATAGATACAGCCCTATAAAATGTATATGTCCTCCTGTGAATAAAATTGTATGAAAATCTGCACAGCAAATTGAAATATGGAGATAATAGGGACAAAATTTAGTTCCCATGTACTAAACATAATACTTGAAATCTCTTCATGTTTTCAGTGTATCTGCCTTTTGGGAATATAATCAAGATATAATCTTTGGCTAGTGTCAtatgcctgtattttttttttttttagatggtaTACTGGAAAAGGACTGGCATTCTAGTTGTACCATAGTTAAATATTACTGTGTTAATTTCTGCAGCATGTTGTTTGGAAGTAGGAGGGAAGCTATAATGAGGATCATATCTTTCCATGAAACTGGTATTTGGTGCCATATGGAAGTGTGGTTAATTGGTCTTCTACAAGCTGTAAAATAAGACATTCTGTGACAGGTAAACGTCACAACTGGTTATCGTGAGTAAAACCATGAAGCCAACAGGGTCTTGAGATACCTTTGAAGCTTATTTTGCTGGCCTGTACCAGACTGTGTCTGCATTACTCTTATTGCTGAAAATGTTGTGTAGCATAGGACTGCACTCAGATTAATTTGTTTATAAGAAGAGACTAAAACTACATTTGGTTTTTACATACAGCAGCTCTGCTGAATAAAATGCATCTGACTTTTAAATTGCAAAGATATCTGAAAAGTTAATTTTTCGTGTGTACCTATTGTTGAATGTTTTGGTtcaagaaagaatatttaaagctttttaaaatacttcgATTCTTAATGTAACTCTACCCTTCTGCCTTGAAAATCGTAACCAGCATGGCTGCAGTAGATTTCTTAGTGGTATCCAGTACCACTTGCAGAGGGCTTCTTGAACACATTAATTGTACTTGGGTATAGGACTCTGGTGGTGTTGGGTGTATTGCGTGGGCTGCATTATCTACAGCATTGTGTAGTGACAACTAGAAGAGGCATTATACTTCACTGATGCTTGTCTGGTAATATCACTTCGTTCTAATGGAAGCTTTATGTGATGtatgaaatttgtgtttttatatatcaATGAGTATAGTT
This genomic window from Ursus arctos isolate Adak ecotype North America unplaced genomic scaffold, UrsArc2.0 scaffold_6, whole genome shotgun sequence contains:
- the LOC113249664 gene encoding olfactory receptor 4K15-like is translated as MDRGNYSRVAEFVLSGLSSSWELQYFFFVLFNFLYITTVLGNLLIVLTVISDPVLHTPMYIKLTNLSVLDVFLATYATPKMIHDFLHESKTISFEGYMAQIFWLHVFAGGEMVLLVAMAYDRYVAIRKPLHYTTIMNLCRCTGLVVGSWVTGIMHSPGQLASTINLPFCGPNIVDSYYCDLTLVIKLACTDTCVPEVLMLLDSGLMGVTSFLLLLISYTVILITVQHHSSVGIAKACSILTAHITVVTLFFGPCIFIYAWPFSSFPVDKVLSVFSTVFTPILNPIIYTLRNKEVKSAMHKLKTRYVSSRLLSQLSLTR